A genomic region of Pseudopipra pipra isolate bDixPip1 chromosome W, bDixPip1.hap1, whole genome shotgun sequence contains the following coding sequences:
- the LOC135405025 gene encoding olfactory receptor 14J1-like, which yields MSNSSSMPQFLLLAVADRRELQLLHFWLFLAISLAALLANGLILSTVACDHHLHTPMGFFLLNLSLTDLGCICTTVPKAMHNSLWNTRIISYMGCAAQAFFFLFFISAEFSLLTIMCYDRYVAICKPLHYGTLLGSRACAHMAAAAWASGFLNALLHTANTFSPSLCQGNALGQFFCELPHILKLSCSHSGYRRELGLIVVSVCLGFGCFIFIVFSYVQIFRAVLRIPSHQGQHKAFSTCLPHLAVLSLFVSTATFSDMKPPSISSPSLDLVVAVLYSVVPPALNPLIYSFRNQELKDALRKMMTRCFSRATTCLFSSAQHSLCNTLLAQPAF from the coding sequence atgtccaacagcagctccatgccccagttcctcctcctggcagtcgcagacaggagggagctgcagctcctgcacttctggctcttcctggccatctccctggctgccctcctggccaacggcctcatcctcagcactgtagcctgtgaccaccacctgcacacccccatgggcttcttcctgctcaacctctccctcacagacctgggctgcatctgcaccactgtccccaaagccatgcacaattccctctggaacaccagaatcatctcctacatgggatgtgctgcacaggcctttttctttctgttcttcatctcagcagagttttccctcctcaccatcatgtgctacgaccgctacgttgccatctgcaaacccctgcactacgggaccctcctgggcagcagagcttgtgcccacatggcagcagctgcctgggcctctgggtttctcaatgctctgttacacacagccaatacattttccccgtccctgtgccagggcaatgccctgggccagttcttctgtgaactcccacacatcctcaaactctcctgctcacactcaggctaccgcaGGGAACTTGGGCTCATTGTGGTTAGTGTCTGTTTAGgatttggttgtttcattttcattgttttctcctatgtgcagatcttcagggctgtgctgaggatcccctcgcatcagggacagcacaaagccttttccacgtgcctccctcacctcgccgtgctctccctgtttgtcagcactgccacattttCCGACATGaagcctccctccatctcctccccatccctggacctggtggtggcagttctgtactcagtggtgcctccagcactgaaccccctcatctacagcttcaggaaccaggagcttAAGGATGCcttgaggaaaatgatgactagATGCTTTTCAAGAGCAACaacctgccttttttcttctgcgCAACACTCATTGTGTAACACTTTACTGGCCCAGCCTgctttctaa